In a genomic window of Pedobacter sp. KBS0701:
- a CDS encoding amino acid permease encodes MGLFTKKPMHLLLEEAGDSAKGLKRTLSAGALVALGVGAIIGAGLFVRTAAAAAQNAGPSVTIGFIIAAIGCALAGLCYAELSSSIPISGSAYTYTYATMGELMAWVIGWDLVLEYAVGAATVGIAWSEYLNKLLVEVLHTSPIPYEWCHSPFQSHPDGTVNGIINLPALFIVALLSLLLIKGTSESAFVNGVIVITKVGIVILIIVLGWGFIHEANHHPYIPKATTYVDHAGISHSFGGFWGVIGAAGTVFFAFIGFDAVSTAAQETKNPKTAMPIGILGSLAVCTVLYILFAHVLTGIAPVEFFRTKGGEASVVAAISEYMTGYSWLAKLVTVAILAGFSSVILVMLLGQSRVFYSMSKDGLLPKMFSDLHPKFKTPYKANLVILVIVGLFAAFIPGDVVGDMTSIGTLFAFMLVCIAVIILRKTDPDLPRQFRTPWVPLIPILGVVACGLMILGLGWTNWLRLFGWLALGFIIYFGYSKKNSHLKDAK; translated from the coding sequence ATGGGTTTATTTACTAAGAAGCCAATGCATTTGCTGCTAGAAGAAGCGGGAGATTCAGCCAAAGGCTTAAAGCGTACACTTAGCGCCGGTGCATTAGTGGCATTAGGTGTGGGCGCAATTATTGGTGCTGGTCTGTTTGTTAGAACAGCAGCAGCAGCAGCACAAAATGCCGGGCCATCTGTTACCATTGGCTTTATTATAGCTGCAATTGGTTGTGCATTAGCCGGTTTATGCTACGCAGAATTATCATCATCTATTCCGATTTCAGGTAGTGCCTACACTTACACTTATGCCACCATGGGCGAGCTTATGGCCTGGGTAATTGGCTGGGATTTGGTGTTGGAATACGCCGTTGGAGCTGCCACAGTAGGTATTGCCTGGAGCGAATACTTAAATAAATTACTGGTAGAAGTGTTGCATACTTCGCCCATACCGTATGAGTGGTGCCACTCTCCTTTCCAGTCGCACCCTGATGGAACCGTAAATGGTATAATCAATCTTCCGGCATTATTTATTGTAGCCTTATTGAGTTTACTTTTAATTAAAGGAACATCAGAATCTGCTTTTGTAAACGGAGTGATCGTAATCACAAAAGTAGGTATTGTAATCCTGATCATTGTATTAGGTTGGGGCTTTATACACGAAGCGAACCACCATCCATATATTCCAAAAGCGACTACCTATGTAGATCATGCAGGTATCAGCCATAGTTTTGGTGGTTTCTGGGGAGTTATTGGTGCTGCAGGAACAGTGTTTTTCGCGTTTATCGGCTTTGATGCCGTAAGTACTGCAGCGCAAGAGACTAAAAACCCTAAAACCGCAATGCCAATCGGTATCTTAGGTTCATTAGCAGTATGTACAGTTTTATACATCTTATTTGCACACGTTTTAACCGGTATTGCTCCAGTTGAGTTCTTCAGAACTAAGGGTGGTGAGGCATCAGTTGTGGCTGCGATCAGTGAATATATGACAGGCTATAGCTGGTTAGCCAAATTGGTTACAGTAGCTATCCTGGCAGGTTTTTCTTCTGTAATCCTGGTGATGTTATTGGGTCAGAGTCGTGTATTTTATTCAATGAGTAAAGATGGTTTATTGCCAAAAATGTTCAGCGATTTACACCCAAAATTCAAAACACCTTACAAAGCCAACCTGGTAATTTTAGTAATTGTAGGTCTTTTTGCAGCATTCATTCCTGGTGATGTGGTAGGCGATATGACCAGTATTGGTACCTTATTTGCCTTTATGCTGGTTTGTATAGCGGTAATTATCTTAAGAAAAACTGATCCTGATCTTCCGCGTCAGTTCAGAACACCTTGGGTACCATTAATTCCAATTCTTGGTGTAGTTGCCTGTGGATTAATGATTCTTGGCTTAGGCTGGACAAACTGGTTAAGATTATTTGGCTGGTTAGCTTTAGGCTTTATCATTTATTTCGGATACAGCAAAAAGAATTCACATTTGAAAGACGCTAAATAA
- the tssD gene encoding type VI secretion system tube protein TssD: MAFKARLNFSGKEYDVLHCAYALNRDVDAKGRPSSGVYGGTIDIEIESTEDTSIIEAMVNNQYKPITGTLLIKKTEEDAKMKEVNFEDGYIVKYSEGINIVGDHPMTLKFQISARKLKLGNAEHLNDWPKA, translated from the coding sequence ATGGCTTTCAAAGCTAGATTAAACTTTTCAGGCAAGGAGTACGATGTGCTTCACTGTGCCTATGCGTTAAACCGAGATGTAGATGCTAAAGGAAGACCTTCTTCCGGAGTTTACGGCGGTACCATCGATATTGAGATCGAATCAACCGAAGACACTTCAATTATCGAAGCGATGGTAAATAACCAGTACAAACCTATTACAGGAACCCTTCTGATCAAGAAAACAGAGGAAGATGCCAAAATGAAAGAAGTTAACTTCGAGGATGGCTACATTGTTAAATATTCCGAAGGAATAAACATTGTGGGCGATCACCCGATGACGCTCAAGTTCCAGATTTCAGCCCGCAAGCTTAAATTAGGTAACGCAGAGCACCTTAATGATTGGCCAAAAGCTTAG
- the tssD gene encoding type VI secretion system tube protein TssD: MAFKTRLNLGSKEFDVLQCSFSLNRDVDAKGRPSSGVYGGTIHIEIESTEDTSVIESMVNNQYKPLSGTLVFKKGEEDSKMKELSFEDGYIIQYNEGIAVNDNTPMTLSFVVSARKLKLGNAEHENDWPKA, from the coding sequence ATGGCATTCAAAACCCGTTTAAACTTAGGATCAAAAGAATTTGATGTACTACAGTGCAGCTTTTCATTAAATAGAGATGTTGACGCAAAAGGCCGTCCATCCTCAGGTGTTTATGGTGGTACCATCCACATCGAAATCGAATCAACTGAAGATACTTCAGTGATCGAATCAATGGTTAACAACCAGTATAAGCCGCTTTCCGGAACATTGGTTTTCAAAAAGGGCGAAGAAGATTCCAAAATGAAAGAACTGTCTTTCGAAGATGGTTATATCATCCAGTATAACGAGGGTATTGCGGTAAACGACAATACACCTATGACTTTAAGTTTCGTAGTATCTGCCCGTAAGCTAAAACTGGGTAACGCGGAACATGAAAACGATTGGCCAAAAGCTTAA
- a CDS encoding APC family permease, which translates to MKIEKEDEPSKRKLSLFDATMLVMGSMIGSGIFIVSADIMRNLGSGYWLIVVWIITGVMTVAAAISYGELSSMFPKAGGQYTYLKEIFGKMMGFLYGWGLFTVIQTGTIAAVAVAFGKFTAYLIPALNDAAPIFQSGGYKITWIQILAIGVILLLTYINTKGVEGGKILQNIFTGSKIVALIGLIILGFLLVKNSFWTGNMSFGWSAFNNLKTDPSGNFMKSGWESISGMTIMGGIAAAMVGSVFSSVAWENVTFVSGEIENPKKNVVRSMVLGTSAVMVLYLLVNFIYLNTLNRDSIAFALNDRVAVAASEQIFGSGAGTIIIALLVMISTFGCVNGIVLAGARVFQTMAKDGMFFKAALKNNKNGVPEKSLWMQGIWASVLCLSGQYGNLLDMISFVIVLFYMITVFGVIYLRIKKPDIERPYKTWLYPVTPIIYLLIGAAFCILLLIYKQQYTWPGLVIVLLGVPVYFLINKKEEEV; encoded by the coding sequence ATGAAAATTGAAAAAGAAGATGAACCTTCCAAAAGAAAGTTAAGCCTTTTCGATGCCACAATGTTGGTAATGGGCTCAATGATCGGAAGCGGTATCTTTATTGTTAGTGCCGATATCATGAGGAATTTAGGTTCTGGTTATTGGTTAATAGTAGTGTGGATAATAACTGGAGTAATGACAGTTGCAGCCGCAATTTCTTATGGAGAGCTTTCTTCTATGTTTCCTAAAGCTGGTGGGCAATACACCTATCTGAAAGAGATTTTTGGTAAAATGATGGGGTTTCTTTATGGTTGGGGCTTGTTTACCGTAATTCAAACGGGTACTATTGCGGCCGTTGCTGTTGCTTTTGGTAAATTTACAGCCTATCTGATACCCGCTTTAAACGATGCTGCTCCAATTTTTCAAAGCGGCGGTTATAAAATTACCTGGATCCAGATTTTGGCTATCGGCGTGATTCTGCTTTTAACTTATATCAATACAAAAGGTGTAGAGGGCGGCAAAATTTTGCAGAATATTTTTACAGGGTCTAAAATTGTTGCTTTAATCGGCTTAATTATTTTGGGCTTTCTTTTGGTGAAAAACAGTTTTTGGACAGGTAATATGAGTTTTGGCTGGAGCGCTTTCAATAATCTTAAAACAGACCCGAGCGGCAATTTTATGAAATCGGGATGGGAATCTATCTCCGGAATGACAATAATGGGAGGGATTGCAGCTGCAATGGTAGGTTCTGTATTTTCGAGCGTTGCCTGGGAAAACGTAACTTTCGTTTCAGGAGAAATTGAAAATCCTAAAAAAAATGTAGTGCGTTCTATGGTTTTGGGCACCTCGGCCGTAATGGTTCTTTATTTATTGGTTAATTTTATCTATCTCAATACCTTGAACCGGGATAGTATTGCTTTTGCCCTTAATGATCGGGTTGCTGTTGCAGCCTCAGAGCAAATTTTTGGTAGTGGGGCTGGCACCATCATAATTGCTTTGCTGGTAATGATTTCTACTTTTGGTTGTGTTAATGGAATCGTATTGGCAGGGGCAAGGGTATTTCAAACCATGGCAAAAGATGGAATGTTTTTTAAAGCAGCGCTTAAAAACAATAAAAACGGGGTTCCGGAAAAATCACTTTGGATGCAGGGCATCTGGGCTTCTGTTTTATGTTTAAGCGGGCAGTATGGTAACCTTTTAGATATGATCTCTTTTGTTATTGTGCTCTTTTATATGATTACTGTTTTTGGTGTGATTTATTTAAGAATAAAAAAACCTGATATAGAAAGGCCTTACAAAACCTGGTTATATCCGGTTACGCCAATTATTTACCTATTAATAGGGGCAGCGTTTTGCATTTTGTTACTCATTTATAAACAACAATATACCTGGCCTGGACTTGTGATTGTCTTGCTCGGGGTTCCTGTTTACTTTTTGATCAATAAAAAAGAGGAAGAGGTTTAG
- a CDS encoding porin, translating to MQKIDKMYRNSAKIKSVYFSLTVVLLFISTLGYAQRTINDVMDSTTVNHLLIISKKYGSLSFSGYLQPQFQVAQSNGTQAEYQGGNFGEFTNNRFRLRRGRLRADYMMLTEDGSPSTYFVLQFDGTEQGVAIRDFWGRYYENKWKILAVTLGLSGRPFGNELQLSSSVREAPERGRMSQILMKTERDLGVTFTLNPRWKDATLKNFVFDFGIYNGQGLAGPGEFDNSKDFIFRLSHKTYSFNKFTIAGGISTLQGGLNHRLPLSYKMDRSSDQWRMVKDSSASTINKVAPRRYYGADIQLATKTKSWKSELRAEVVSGLQTGTSTTSTTPGSYPVDNKSLALPYYTRNFNGAYLTFVQTLNSTDNQLILKYDWYDPNAKVKGLDVSGDRGLSAADVRFDTFGFGFLHHFNPHFKAVIYYDIIKNESTQIKDYTADRKDNVLTLRTQFYF from the coding sequence TTGCAGAAAATTGATAAGATGTACCGCAATTCTGCTAAAATTAAAAGCGTTTATTTCTCTTTAACTGTTGTTTTACTCTTTATTTCCACATTAGGGTATGCACAAAGAACAATTAACGATGTAATGGATTCTACAACGGTAAACCATTTGCTTATTATATCAAAGAAATATGGCTCATTATCGTTTAGTGGATATTTACAGCCACAATTTCAGGTTGCACAATCAAACGGCACACAGGCAGAATACCAGGGAGGGAATTTTGGCGAATTCACCAATAATCGGTTTAGATTGAGGAGAGGTCGTTTAAGGGCCGATTACATGATGTTAACAGAAGATGGCAGTCCTTCTACCTATTTTGTACTTCAGTTTGATGGTACGGAACAAGGTGTGGCTATCCGCGATTTCTGGGGACGTTATTACGAAAACAAATGGAAGATACTGGCAGTAACCCTTGGTCTTTCGGGCCGTCCGTTTGGGAACGAACTGCAATTGTCTTCTTCTGTCAGAGAAGCACCAGAACGTGGACGGATGTCACAGATTTTAATGAAAACAGAACGCGATCTGGGGGTTACTTTTACCCTAAATCCACGTTGGAAAGATGCTACACTTAAAAACTTTGTATTCGATTTCGGCATTTACAATGGGCAGGGTTTGGCCGGCCCGGGTGAGTTTGATAACAGCAAGGATTTCATCTTCAGGTTAAGCCATAAAACTTATTCATTTAATAAATTTACTATCGCGGGCGGTATCAGCACACTACAAGGCGGTTTAAACCATCGTTTACCACTCAGCTATAAAATGGACAGGAGTAGCGATCAATGGAGAATGGTTAAGGATTCATCCGCTTCAACAATTAATAAGGTAGCTCCAAGGAGATATTATGGTGCCGATATTCAGTTGGCTACAAAAACCAAAAGCTGGAAATCAGAATTAAGGGCCGAAGTGGTATCAGGGCTACAAACAGGCACTTCAACTACCTCAACCACACCAGGCTCCTATCCTGTTGATAATAAATCGCTGGCCTTGCCTTATTATACCAGAAATTTTAACGGAGCCTACCTTACCTTTGTGCAGACATTAAACAGTACCGATAACCAGCTTATTTTAAAGTATGATTGGTACGATCCGAATGCAAAGGTGAAAGGACTTGATGTTTCAGGCGACAGAGGACTTTCTGCCGCAGATGTTCGCTTTGATACTTTTGGTTTTGGCTTTTTACATCACTTTAATCCACACTTTAAGGCGGTAATTTATTACGATATTATTAAAAACGAATCAACGCAGATTAAAGATTATACGGCTGACAGGAAGGACAATGTGCTCACTTTAAGAACACAGTTCTATTTCTAA
- a CDS encoding sodium-translocating pyrophosphatase, with protein MDFLQNNLIYCIPALGLVGIIVMMIKSAWVNKQDAGDKNMQELAGYIADGAMAFLKAEWRVLSIFAVFTAALLAYSGTITEINGIPMHSSWIISISFIIGAVFSATAGYIGMKSATKANVRTTQAARTSLKQALKVSFTGGTVMGLGVAGLAVLGLGGLFIIFLKHFNVVSVNSVEMKTAIEVLTGFSLGAESIALFARVGGGIYTKAADVGADLVGKVEAGIPEDDVRNPATIADNVGDNVGDVAGMGADLFGSYVATILATMVLGQEIDVKDNFGGMSPILLPMVICGLGIIFSIIGTWFVTIKDEKSNVQNALNLGNWSSIVITAVASFFIVKWMLPETLRLRGYEFSNINVFYAIIVGLVVGTIMSIVTEYFTAMGKGPVNSIIQQSSTGHATNIIAGLSVGMKSTVIPILVLAGGIMASYHFAGLYGVAIAAAGMMATTAMQLAIDAFGPIADNAGGIAEMSQLPPEVRERTDNLDAVGNTTAATGKGFAIASAALTSLALFAAFVGIAGITAIDIYKAPVLAGLFVGGMIPFIFSALCIQAVGKAAMDMVQEVRRQFREIPGIMEYKAKPEYEKCVAISTKASIREMMMPGAIALITPVIVGFTFGPEVLGGLLAGVTVTGVLMGIFQSNAGGAWDNAKKSFEQGVMINGEMHYKKSEPHKASVTGDTVGDPFKDTSGPSMNILIKLMSIVSLVIAPYIAVKAIAGEHRTEVRKEIRIEQKTDGLGNTKTDTLINTTDTLAH; from the coding sequence ATGGATTTTTTACAAAACAATTTAATTTACTGTATCCCGGCACTGGGCCTTGTTGGGATTATAGTTATGATGATTAAAAGCGCCTGGGTAAACAAGCAAGATGCAGGTGATAAAAACATGCAGGAACTTGCGGGCTACATAGCCGATGGTGCTATGGCCTTTTTAAAAGCTGAATGGAGGGTATTGAGTATTTTTGCTGTGTTTACGGCTGCACTCCTGGCCTATTCGGGAACAATTACGGAAATAAATGGTATCCCGATGCATTCGAGCTGGATTATCTCCATTTCTTTCATTATTGGAGCTGTATTTTCTGCAACCGCAGGTTATATCGGCATGAAATCAGCCACTAAAGCCAATGTAAGAACCACGCAGGCCGCCAGAACGAGTTTAAAACAAGCCTTAAAAGTCTCCTTTACCGGAGGTACGGTGATGGGCTTGGGTGTTGCCGGACTAGCCGTTTTAGGTTTAGGTGGCTTATTTATTATATTCTTAAAGCATTTTAACGTAGTATCAGTAAATAGTGTAGAGATGAAAACCGCCATTGAGGTATTAACCGGGTTTTCACTGGGAGCAGAATCTATTGCCTTATTTGCCCGTGTTGGTGGTGGTATCTATACCAAAGCCGCTGATGTTGGTGCCGATTTAGTTGGAAAAGTTGAAGCTGGTATTCCTGAAGATGATGTGCGCAACCCGGCTACCATTGCCGATAACGTGGGCGATAACGTGGGTGATGTTGCCGGTATGGGTGCCGATTTATTTGGCTCTTACGTAGCCACTATTTTGGCTACAATGGTTTTAGGACAGGAGATTGACGTGAAAGATAATTTTGGAGGAATGTCACCTATCCTTTTACCTATGGTAATCTGTGGATTAGGCATTATATTTTCAATCATCGGAACCTGGTTCGTCACCATTAAAGATGAAAAATCGAATGTTCAAAATGCGTTGAACCTGGGTAACTGGTCGTCAATTGTGATTACAGCGGTGGCTTCATTCTTTATCGTAAAATGGATGTTACCAGAAACGCTTAGGCTTCGTGGATATGAATTCTCAAACATCAATGTATTTTATGCCATTATAGTGGGTTTGGTAGTGGGTACCATTATGAGTATCGTAACCGAATATTTCACTGCAATGGGCAAGGGCCCTGTAAATTCGATTATTCAACAATCTTCAACCGGGCATGCCACCAATATTATTGCTGGTTTATCAGTAGGCATGAAATCTACTGTAATCCCTATTCTGGTACTTGCCGGAGGAATTATGGCTTCTTACCATTTTGCAGGTTTATATGGTGTGGCTATTGCTGCAGCGGGCATGATGGCCACTACAGCTATGCAATTGGCAATAGATGCTTTCGGGCCGATAGCGGATAATGCCGGTGGCATTGCCGAAATGAGCCAGTTACCTCCGGAAGTACGTGAACGTACCGATAATTTAGATGCAGTGGGTAACACCACCGCAGCAACCGGAAAAGGTTTTGCCATCGCATCAGCTGCTTTAACCTCTTTGGCTTTATTTGCTGCCTTTGTTGGTATTGCAGGCATTACTGCTATTGATATTTATAAAGCACCTGTTCTGGCGGGTTTATTTGTTGGCGGAATGATCCCCTTTATTTTCTCTGCTTTATGTATTCAGGCAGTGGGTAAAGCTGCGATGGATATGGTGCAGGAAGTGCGTCGCCAGTTTAGGGAAATCCCAGGTATTATGGAATACAAAGCTAAACCTGAATACGAAAAGTGTGTGGCCATTTCCACCAAAGCCTCTATCCGTGAAATGATGATGCCTGGCGCTATTGCTTTAATAACTCCCGTAATTGTGGGCTTTACCTTTGGACCAGAAGTTTTAGGCGGTTTATTGGCCGGTGTTACCGTAACTGGTGTATTGATGGGAATTTTCCAGAGTAATGCCGGAGGTGCGTGGGATAATGCTAAAAAATCTTTCGAACAGGGTGTAATGATTAATGGTGAAATGCACTATAAAAAATCAGAACCACATAAAGCTTCTGTAACCGGAGATACTGTAGGTGACCCTTTTAAAGATACTTCTGGCCCTTCGATGAACATTTTGATCAAATTAATGTCTATCGTTTCACTAGTTATTGCTCCTTACATCGCAGTCAAGGCAATTGCAGGCGAACACCGTACAGAAGTTCGCAAAGAAATCAGAATTGAGCAAAAAACCGATGGTTTGGGCAACACAAAAACCGATACTTTAATCAATACAACCGATACTTTAGCGCATTAG
- a CDS encoding RsmB/NOP family class I SAM-dependent RNA methyltransferase yields MRADHQLRAFEQILNSYDGSLPLHRFLPAYFKQHKQMGSSDRRWATRHIYSFFRLGKALPTLHNEVRLSIADFLCHDTLSLLVEKNLPDLKENITLPLGEKLALIKVKYPDFNIEEVYPFHTTLSDDIDKEAFFTSFFKQPDLFIRVKTEDSAAIISKLEGESIVVKMITDTALALPNGTKLETILNEGSYQVQDLSSQHTGEYFKPNKWDKWWDCCAASGGKTLLLHSLEPIIELLVSDLRESVLLNLDERFRLAGIRKYHKKEIDLLQNNDQVLHHYQFDGIILDAPCTGSGTWGRTPEMLTFFEERKINQFAGIQKIIVQNVVKYLKPGKPLIYITCSAFAQENEAVVQHILDTLPLELEKMELIKGYENNADTMFVARLIKKSQD; encoded by the coding sequence ATGAGAGCAGATCATCAGTTAAGAGCCTTTGAACAGATTTTAAATAGTTATGATGGAAGTTTGCCTTTACATCGCTTTCTGCCCGCTTATTTTAAACAGCATAAGCAAATGGGGTCGTCAGACAGGAGGTGGGCTACCCGCCATATTTACAGCTTTTTTAGATTAGGAAAAGCTTTACCAACGCTTCACAATGAAGTCCGTTTGAGTATTGCAGATTTTCTGTGCCACGATACTTTAAGCTTGCTGGTGGAGAAGAATTTACCAGATTTAAAGGAAAATATCACTTTGCCGCTCGGGGAAAAATTAGCGCTGATTAAAGTTAAATATCCTGACTTTAATATAGAAGAAGTTTATCCTTTCCATACAACGCTTTCTGACGACATTGATAAAGAAGCATTTTTTACTTCGTTCTTTAAACAACCCGATCTGTTTATCCGCGTGAAAACCGAAGATTCTGCAGCAATTATCTCTAAATTGGAAGGTGAAAGTATTGTAGTGAAAATGATTACTGATACTGCCCTGGCTTTACCCAATGGAACCAAGCTTGAAACCATTTTAAATGAGGGAAGTTATCAGGTTCAGGATTTATCTTCACAGCATACAGGTGAATATTTCAAACCAAATAAATGGGATAAATGGTGGGATTGCTGTGCCGCATCGGGTGGGAAAACCCTGCTTTTACATAGTTTGGAGCCAATTATCGAACTTTTGGTTTCTGATTTGCGCGAAAGTGTATTGTTAAACCTGGATGAGCGTTTCCGTTTAGCGGGAATCAGGAAATATCATAAAAAGGAAATCGATCTGTTGCAGAACAACGATCAGGTTTTGCACCATTATCAATTTGATGGCATTATCCTGGATGCACCTTGTACTGGTTCAGGAACCTGGGGAAGAACGCCTGAAATGCTTACTTTTTTCGAAGAACGTAAAATCAATCAGTTTGCAGGTATCCAAAAAATAATTGTGCAAAACGTGGTGAAATACTTAAAACCAGGTAAGCCATTAATTTACATTACCTGTTCTGCTTTTGCGCAAGAAAATGAAGCGGTTGTGCAGCATATACTTGATACACTTCCGTTAGAACTGGAAAAAATGGAACTGATAAAAGGTTATGAAAATAATGCGGATACGATGTTTGTAGCCAGGTTGATTAAGAAGAGTCAGGATTAA
- a CDS encoding MarC family protein produces MTFNLSQILSTTMVLFAIIDILGAIPVVIELRRKAGHIESEKASLVAAGLMILFLFVGESLLKVIGLDVESFAIAGSFVIFFIAMEMVLGLTIFKEEAPETVSIVPLAFPLIAGAGTMTTLLSLKTEYHTQNILVGIILNMLFVYFVLKNTNRLEKLFGKSGLNILRKAFGVILLAIAIKLFRNNTGL; encoded by the coding sequence ATGACGTTCAACTTAAGCCAGATCCTATCAACAACGATGGTGCTCTTTGCGATTATCGATATTTTAGGCGCCATTCCGGTTGTAATCGAATTACGTAGAAAAGCAGGTCATATCGAATCGGAAAAAGCATCACTAGTGGCAGCAGGTTTAATGATCCTCTTTCTATTTGTTGGCGAATCGCTGTTAAAGGTAATCGGGTTAGATGTAGAATCTTTCGCTATTGCAGGCTCATTCGTAATCTTTTTTATCGCAATGGAGATGGTATTGGGATTAACCATTTTTAAGGAAGAAGCACCCGAAACGGTATCCATTGTTCCATTGGCTTTCCCGTTAATTGCCGGAGCTGGAACCATGACCACCCTACTTTCGTTAAAAACAGAATACCATACCCAGAATATCCTGGTCGGCATAATACTCAACATGTTATTTGTTTATTTCGTACTAAAGAACACCAACAGGCTGGAAAAACTTTTCGGAAAATCAGGCTTAAACATCTTACGTAAGGCTTTTGGCGTAATTTTATTGGCCATTGCGATTAAATTGTTCAGGAATAATACAGGGCTTTAG
- a CDS encoding type VI secretion system Vgr family protein, translating to MENKLIVEISIEDTTIAHFSSFSLLQAFNQHHYFELHCNHDQLGTPGLINLDDSRDFVGKTLTAAFGHSIEGMQHFTGLVTKVELSQSHGYHGVLIISGYSPTILIDRGPDLGSYLDKDLDTIVKLATKDTPANDLTIVANASRKTPIDYLIQYRESDFAFLNRLSGEYHEWFYYDGRQLNFGKPDEQKEIALFYGRDVHNLQYAMEVSPIKYKRFAYNPKQDEMLHSESTGKADGNPDLAHAIKASNSMYSKTFNQPSLIRVDNGNDIKSHVENEEKAHISELLKINAGGDNAALSIGSIAEITMSVRKELAFATESLGKFLITSINHQIDGTGKYSNTFEGLVATTERLMVRNYEKPHSDMQLADVIDNDDPQGQGRIKVKFKWECQTNDPTEWLRVVSPNAGSGDTGKNRGFHVIPEKGDQVVVAFEEGNVARPVVMGSVYHGKSGDSSGFKNSNTKGLTSRKGSCLSFDDLNHALNLGTNAANFVKIENGPGFITEQADTKITLSTGGKDGSSITLNSNGTIDIVGKIINIRGTDEINANAGKMPGAKVNIGTVGTTAVNLGSKTYNLESQGTIVVCSDATISQTSGGEQKITGSPVKIN from the coding sequence ATGGAAAACAAACTTATCGTAGAAATTAGTATAGAAGATACGACAATTGCTCATTTTTCTTCTTTTAGTTTACTACAAGCCTTTAATCAACACCATTATTTTGAACTGCACTGTAATCATGATCAGCTGGGTACACCAGGTTTAATCAATTTAGATGACAGTCGCGACTTTGTAGGTAAAACCTTAACGGCTGCTTTTGGGCACTCCATAGAGGGTATGCAACATTTTACCGGCCTGGTTACCAAGGTAGAGCTCTCGCAGAGCCATGGCTATCATGGTGTTTTAATTATAAGTGGTTATAGCCCTACTATATTAATCGACCGCGGACCGGATCTGGGTTCTTATCTCGATAAAGATCTCGATACCATTGTAAAACTTGCTACAAAAGATACACCGGCCAACGATTTAACAATAGTGGCCAATGCATCCAGAAAAACGCCGATAGATTATCTGATTCAATACCGGGAAAGTGATTTCGCATTCCTAAACCGGCTATCGGGCGAATACCACGAGTGGTTTTATTATGATGGCAGGCAGCTTAATTTTGGCAAGCCCGACGAACAGAAAGAAATAGCACTCTTTTATGGTCGCGATGTGCATAACCTGCAATACGCCATGGAAGTTTCGCCGATAAAATACAAGCGTTTTGCCTATAATCCTAAACAGGATGAAATGCTGCATAGTGAAAGTACGGGGAAAGCAGACGGAAATCCAGATTTGGCGCATGCCATTAAGGCCTCCAATTCGATGTACAGCAAAACCTTTAACCAGCCTTCATTAATCAGGGTTGATAATGGCAATGATATTAAAAGCCATGTAGAAAATGAAGAAAAGGCTCACATCAGTGAATTGTTAAAGATTAATGCCGGTGGTGATAATGCCGCACTCAGTATTGGCAGCATTGCCGAAATCACCATGAGTGTAAGAAAGGAACTGGCTTTTGCAACCGAAAGCCTGGGAAAATTTCTGATCACTAGTATCAACCATCAGATAGATGGAACAGGTAAATATAGCAACACTTTCGAAGGCCTGGTGGCTACAACGGAACGTTTAATGGTCAGAAATTACGAAAAACCACATTCGGATATGCAGCTTGCCGATGTGATCGATAATGATGATCCACAGGGACAGGGCCGGATTAAGGTTAAATTTAAATGGGAATGCCAAACCAACGACCCAACTGAATGGTTAAGGGTTGTTAGCCCCAATGCCGGCAGTGGCGATACCGGGAAAAACAGGGGTTTCCATGTCATCCCTGAAAAGGGCGATCAGGTGGTCGTTGCTTTTGAAGAAGGCAACGTGGCCAGGCCAGTAGTAATGGGTAGCGTGTACCATGGCAAAAGTGGTGATAGCAGTGGATTTAAAAACAGTAATACAAAGGGCTTAACTTCAAGAAAAGGGAGTTGCCTAAGTTTTGATGATTTAAACCATGCTTTAAACTTGGGTACTAATGCTGCTAATTTTGTGAAGATTGAAAATGGTCCAGGATTTATTACTGAGCAGGCTGACACCAAAATAACATTAAGTACAGGCGGCAAGGATGGAAGTAGCATTACACTAAATAGCAATGGGACTATTGATATTGTTGGCAAGATCATTAATATTCGGGGTACAGATGAGATTAATGCGAATGCGGGTAAAATGCCAGGTGCCAAGGTGAATATTGGTACAGTTGGAACAACTGCAGTAAACTTAGGTAGTAAAACTTATAATTTGGAATCGCAGGGAACGATTGTAGTGTGCTCGGATGCCACTATTTCTCAAACTTCAGGAGGTGAACAAAAAATAACAGGTAGTCCAGTTAAAATTAATTAA